The following DNA comes from Mycobacterium sp. MS1601.
GGTATCGACGGCGATCGGCCCGACCGGGCTTCCCACTGTCTTCGTCTACGACGGATACCCCGGCGGCGCCGGTTTCGCCGAACGTGGCTATCAGCAGATCCAGCAGTGGTTGAGCGCCACCGCCGCGGCGATCGAGGCATGCGAGTGCCCACGGGGCTGCCCGTCATGTGTCCAGTCTCCGAAGTGCGGCAACGGAAACGACCCGTTGGACAAGGCCGGGGCAGTGGTCGTGCTTCGCTCGCTGCTGAACGAATTGGCACGACCGACGTAACTGCCCGACTCCCGACTTGGCGGGCGCACCCGGAAGAAACGACCGACCCCTCGACGGCCGCCCTCATCTGGGCGCCACTCCACCGTGGCCAAGGTGCGATCGGACGGCCGGACAGCACGATCTGTTTCCCATCCCGACAAGTCGGACGCATCCAGGAAATTACCTCCAGGACAACCTCAGCGCAAATCCGATGGCTGACGTTGACAGTGGTCACCGCAGAGTTGCAACGATTCAGCTACGCAAGTGGAGCTGCGAAACCGAACGTTCGCTACGGACATGCCCAACCCGGGCGCGGACCATCAACTGGCGAAGTTGTCGGCTGGCCCGCCCGGGCACCTTCGCCTCGATGATCCCAACTGCGAGCGCCCGTTGCGGCGCGGAGTTGAACGTTACGTGGGCCCCGCCCGCGCGCTGGCCTCCGCCTGCCCGGTCCCCCACCGGCCCAGCCGCACCGGAACCGTCACTGCCACAGTCACATCGGTGCCCTCCACCGCACAAGCCACAGTGCGCGCCCGCATGGCGTCGGCCACCGCCTCGGCGGCCGCACACGAATGTGTTCGTCCCTCGACCAACCACAGCGCGGCAGCCAACGAGGCCAGGTCCGCTGCCGCCTGCGCCCGGTGGCGTGCCACCACCGCCGCTCCGAGACACGCGACGCCGACGGTGACCGCGATCAGCACGGCGGTCATCATGGCGGCGACGATGCTCGCCGAGCCCTGCTCATCCGCCAGGTTCGGCTGTCGCCGATTCGGAGACGGCCACCGCCTCGGCGGACAGAGTGAGTCCCGGCAACCCGGTGGCCCGAACGGTGACTGTGGCGATGACGTATTCACCGTCGCGCCGGATGTTGATGCCCGCACCCGACGGGGCGACCCGTTGCGCCACCCTGGTGGCCGACGGATCCGCCCGCGCGGCAAGGCGTGCGGCTTCTCTGGCCGCGTCGATGCACCGGATTTGTGCCGCCACCGCGGCGAGTGCGCCGACGCACACCACCAGCACCGCCACCAAGCTGGCGACGGCGAGTGCGGCCTCGACGGTGGCGATACCCCGGTCATCGGTCAGACACTGGTGTTGAGCGCGCGACCGATCACCCCGGTCAGCGCGCCGACGATCGAGTCGCCGGTGACCACGGAGTAGAGGATGGCTCCGAAGGCCGCAGCGGCGATGGTGCCGATGGCGTACTCGACGGTGGACATGCCGGTGTCGTCGACCGCCAGCATCGCCAACCGCAGCCGGATTCGCTGAATCATGGTGTTCATCAAGGGATCTCCATTCTGTTGTTCGGTTCACCACAAACCTGCCCCGAATACGTCACCGGCCAGTCCCGCGACGGTGGGGATGATGCCCAGACACACGAATGCGGGCAGGAAACACAGGCCCAGCGGACCGGCGATCAGCACCGAAGCGCGTTCGGCCGAGGCGGCCGCCGCGTGGGTGGCGTCGGAGCGTATCTGGTCGGCGAGTTCGGCCACGCCGTTGGCCAGGGCGGTACCCGACGCGGCCGAGCGGCGAGCCAGCCGCAGTAGCGCCTGCCCGTGCGGATCACGTGAATCCGATTCCGTTGCTGCCCAAGCAGTATCAGGGTCGGCACCGAGTGCGAGCAGATCAGCTGCCCGGTCCAGCATCTCGGCCAGCGGCGGGGGTGCATGGCGGGCGCTGGACCGCGCGGCGGCGGGGACAGCCATTCCCGCCCGCAGACACACCGCCAGCACGTCGAGCGCCGAGGCCCCGGCAAGCGGATCGGCCGCCGCAGCAGCGGACCGCCCGCTGCGCAGAGTCCGCGGGTATCCCGCCCGCAGGCGGGCGGCCAGCGGCCCGGACCCGAGTGTCAGCGCCGCGGCGAGTAACAGTGCGGAGGTGCTCATACGGGCAGCCGATCGGTGATGCGGCCGGACCACAACACGCCCGCGCACAGGAAGCCGATTCCGATCACCAGCACCCAGCCTCCGATACCGCGTGACAGGAAGGCCGCGGGCGCGGCGCCCAGCAGTTCACCGAGCACCACCCCGAGTGCGGGCAGGGCGGTGAGAATGACGGCGGTGGCCCTGGCTCCGGCCATTCCGGCGTCCACCTGTGCGGCGAAGCGGTGCCGCTCGGCGATGTCGAGTTGGGCGGCGCGCATCAGCATTCCGATAGGCAGCCCTTGTTCGGCGGCCAACTGCCAACAGCCGGCCAACCGTTCCCATTGCCTGGGAATGCCGGACCACTCGGCGGCGGCGCGCAGACCGGCGGCGACGTCGGCTCCCAACCGCGCCCGCGCGGCGACGGCCCGCAGGCCGGCACCCACCGACCCGCCTGTCTCGGAGGCAGAAATGTCGAAGGCCCGAACAGGGTGCGCTCCGGCTCGCAGTTCAGCAGTGAGCAATTCGAGTGCACCGGTGAGGGTCCTGCCCTCCTCGTGGATGCGGCGACGTGCCACTCTGATGCGGTAGCGCAGGCAACCGGTCACCGTCACCAAGACCGTGGCGACCACAACCGGCAACGGCAGCCACATCACGACGATCACCGCAGTCAGTGCCGCGGCTGCCGTGACGGGACCCCGCAGTGCGGGTGCGCGGCGGGAGGGCCTTCCCCTGCCTTGTGGCCGCACCAGCAGTGCGGCGGCGAGCAGCAAGGCGGCGGCTGTCATGACCCCACGCCGTCGAGTTGTCTGCGCAAGTCGGCCCATCCCTCGCCGCGACCACGGTCGGTCTGCCACGCCGTGAGGACACGGCAGGTGGCGGCTGTCTCGTCACGGCGCAGCACCGCGATCTCGCTGAGATGCCGAACACCGTCGGCTCTGCGCGACACGTGCAACAACACGCGGACTGCGGCCGCGAGCTGGCTGTGCAGCGTCACGCGGTCCAGACCGCCGAGAGCGCCGAGGGCCTCCAGGCGTGCCGGCACCTCCGCCGGCCGGTTGGCGTGCACGGTGCCCGCGCCGCCGTCATGGCCGGTGTTCAACGCCGAGAGCAGATCGACCACCTCGGCACCCCGCACCTCACCGACGACGATGCGGTCGGGACGCATCCGCAGTGCCTGACGCACCAGCTGCCGCACGGTGATCTCGCCTGCTCCCTCGATGTTCGCCGTGCGGGCCACCAAGGTCACCACGTGCGGATGCGGCGGCGCCAGTTCAGCGGCGTCCTCGACGCAGACGATGCGCTCATCGGGTGACACGGCGCCCAGCAGTGCCGAGAGAAGGGTGGTCTTTCCGGCGCCCGTACCGCCGGAAACCAGAAAGGCCAGTCTCGCGCTCACGACGTCGCTCAGCAGTGCGGCCGCATCCGGGGTCATCGCTCCTGCGTCACGCAAGGCCGACAGATCCTGAGTCGCGGGTCTGAGCACCCGTAGCGAGATGCACGTGCCTGCAGCCGCCACAGGTGCCAGGATCGCGTGCACGCGCACAGTCAGCCGCCGCGGCCCGACCTCTCGAAGCAGCCCATCCACCCAGGGTGAGGCGTCGTCGAGCCGCCGTCCGCAGGCCAGCGCCAGCCGCTGCGCCAGACGCCGGACGGCGGGTTCGTCAGCGAACTGAACTGGACTGCACCGCAAACCGTTTCCGTCGTCAACCCACACCTGCGACGGGGCGGTCACCAGGACATCGGTGGTGCCCGGCGCGCACAGCAGTGGCTCCAGAGCTCCTGCCCCGGTGAGCTCCGTCTGCACTGCGCGCAGGCTCGACAGCACTTCGGTGTCACCGAGCAGCCCCGCCGATTCGGCACGGATGGCGCGCGCGACCGTGTCGGCTTGCAGTGACCCTTGCCGAACGTCGGCGGCCAGTCGCTCACGCACAC
Coding sequences within:
- a CDS encoding Rv3654c family TadE-like protein; this translates as MMTAVLIAVTVGVACLGAAVVARHRAQAAADLASLAAALWLVEGRTHSCAAAEAVADAMRARTVACAVEGTDVTVAVTVPVRLGRWGTGQAEASARAGPT
- a CDS encoding TadE family type IV pilus minor pilin, with protein sequence MVAVLVVCVGALAAVAAQIRCIDAAREAARLAARADPSATRVAQRVAPSGAGINIRRDGEYVIATVTVRATGLPGLTLSAEAVAVSESATAEPGG
- a CDS encoding DUF4244 domain-containing protein translates to MNTMIQRIRLRLAMLAVDDTGMSTVEYAIGTIAAAAFGAILYSVVTGDSIVGALTGVIGRALNTSV
- a CDS encoding type II secretion system F family protein — encoded protein: MSTSALLLAAALTLGSGPLAARLRAGYPRTLRSGRSAAAAADPLAGASALDVLAVCLRAGMAVPAAARSSARHAPPPLAEMLDRAADLLALGADPDTAWAATESDSRDPHGQALLRLARRSAASGTALANGVAELADQIRSDATHAAAASAERASVLIAGPLGLCFLPAFVCLGIIPTVAGLAGDVFGAGLW
- a CDS encoding type II secretion system F family protein gives rise to the protein MTAAALLLAAALLVRPQGRGRPSRRAPALRGPVTAAAALTAVIVVMWLPLPVVVATVLVTVTGCLRYRIRVARRRIHEEGRTLTGALELLTAELRAGAHPVRAFDISASETGGSVGAGLRAVAARARLGADVAAGLRAAAEWSGIPRQWERLAGCWQLAAEQGLPIGMLMRAAQLDIAERHRFAAQVDAGMAGARATAVILTALPALGVVLGELLGAAPAAFLSRGIGGWVLVIGIGFLCAGVLWSGRITDRLPV
- a CDS encoding TadA family conjugal transfer-associated ATPase, with amino-acid sequence MTESLIDRVRERLAADVRQGSLQADTVARAIRAESAGLLGDTEVLSSLRAVQTELTGAGALEPLLCAPGTTDVLVTAPSQVWVDDGNGLRCSPVQFADEPAVRRLAQRLALACGRRLDDASPWVDGLLREVGPRRLTVRVHAILAPVAAAGTCISLRVLRPATQDLSALRDAGAMTPDAAALLSDVVSARLAFLVSGGTGAGKTTLLSALLGAVSPDERIVCVEDAAELAPPHPHVVTLVARTANIEGAGEITVRQLVRQALRMRPDRIVVGEVRGAEVVDLLSALNTGHDGGAGTVHANRPAEVPARLEALGALGGLDRVTLHSQLAAAVRVLLHVSRRADGVRHLSEIAVLRRDETAATCRVLTAWQTDRGRGEGWADLRRQLDGVGS